GACGGATGTGGACATGTGTGAGGTGGTGTGGGGCTCTAAGTGCGTGCGTGGTTTCCGGGGAGTGCCCCACCGGTCGCCACGGTTACCCTCGAGTTAATCCAGCGTGCAGTGTAGTGGATGGGATCATCCATCAAGAGTCAATAGTTAACGTCCCCTTTGTCCTGCAGTCATCCATCATACAGTGTGTGTCTTTATTAGGACCCTCGGCCCGACCCCGCGGCCCCCCGACCCAGCCCGAGCCCCGCCCGGAGCTCTGTgccaaatatccccctccctcactcttctcctccctctcacccctTTCTTCCAACCGAACAGCAGGGTGCTACACCAAAGGCACTGAGAGGCTACCGCTCCCTgcccttctctccacctctccaactcctgttctctctcaattcaaagggatttattggcatgggaaacatatgtttgcattgccaaagcaagtgaaatagataataaacaaaagtgaaaaaaaatggtacagtaaacattacactcacaaaagttccaaaggaatagagacatttcaaatgtcatattatatctatatacagtgttgtcacgatgtgcaaatagtacaaaagggaaaataaatcaacataaatatgggttgtatttacaatggtgtttgttcttcactggttgcacttttcttgtggcaacaggtcacagatcttgctgctgtgatggcacactgtggtatttaccCCAATAGGGAGTTTAtcaaattgggtttgttttggaattctttgtgggtctcagtaatctgagggaaatatgtgtctctctatggtcatacatttggcaggaggttaggaagtgcagctcagtttcctcctcattttgtgggcagtgtgcacatagcctgttttTTTTTAGAGCCAGGTCTGcttatggcggcctttctcattagcaaggctatgctcactgcgTCTATACATAGGCAAAGATTTTCTTACATTTGTgtcagtcacggtggtcaggtattctgccctctgtttagggccaaatagcattcgatttgctctgtttttttgttaattctttccaatgtgtcaagtaattatatttttgttttctcgtgatttggttgggtctaattgtgttgctgtcctgggactctgtggggtctgtttgtgttagtctgtgtgtctcaattcaattcaaagggctttattggcatgggaaacatatgtttacattgccaaagcaagtgaaatagacaataaataaaaatctctctctcaattcaattcaaagggctttattggcatgggaaacataggaAACACCTCTCatgtctctttcttgctctctcgtGAGTTCAGTATGTTTCTGCACGCGAAGTCAAACTTATTGACGCAGTCCGGTTAAATAGATAGCCCGCTGGTCGAGGCCGGGGGCTGTATCGCGTTACCACCTCTTTTATTTTTATGACACATCGCTGCGGCGCTGGGGGAAGAGggtagagaaaagagagagggagtgaagaaGAATGGAGAAGGGGGTGAGGTGAACTTGTGGGAAATATTCTCAACATTCCATCCAATCGCTGGCCCTCGATCATGTCCAAGAATTGAAGCACCAAGTCACTCTCTATCTCCCCTACATCAACACACGGACTGGTACCTGACTTCCTTGACACTCAACACTGCATCCATGCCGACGATAAATTGGCTAAATCCGAAACTGGCACTCAGAACAGTTTTTCCGGTTTCAATtacaacacaatggcttcaacCACGAACCAcatgtctgacaaacaccacaaattaaataatataTTGCACCTCATAAAATAATGTTTCCATGAGGTTTTGCCCTTGTGCGCGTGCGTCTAGGGCGCGGTCACTCCATTGGCACATTAAAGGTGCGCGGGGATAAAGAGGCGTGGCAAGTGGCTCAGCTGGGAGGTCCTAGAACGCACATGTTCTCTCCGGGCGTGGTCGTGGCGGGGCTTAGGAACTATAGACGATTCCCGTTGGCTCCTGGACATGACAGACGTGGGTCGGGCGTGTCTGAAGTGTGAAAGTGGGCATGTTATCAGCGGTCAAAGGAAGTGGCTAGTTTTCCATTCCATCCATTCATAGCGCAACCGCTCATAACATGCACTGACGCATAAACGAGATAGGgaccagcgagagagagacagagagagagacagagagagagggttggattAGGGCACTGACAGCCACCTCAGTCAAACAGTTGAGAGACACACGGTCACAACCTGCTGAGGGGGCAAAACTAACGGGGCCGGAAAGTCTAAATCCAATCCAGATCACATCTTAACCGGTTAGGGTGAGAGGACCACCGACCACCTCGAGCCCCCGCATTGATTGAAAAGAGGGCAGAGTTGGAGAGTAAAACAATCCTTTTTGAAAAAGAAGTCAAACTGATCTATCCAGCCACCCTATACTCTGAACCATGGAGCGCAAAATCCCTGACTTCGCTGGTACCTGGAAGATGAAGAGCTCAGAGAACTTCGAGGAGCTTCTCAAAGCGCTGGGTgagtgatgataatgatgatgatggtggtggtgatgatggcgaTGAAGCAGTTATTGAATTATAACTGATTGAATATAGCTATCTGAACACGCTAATACATTGTAGGTCAGACCCGTCccgtcccccccacacacacacacaatggttcATGCATGCACTTATTAATCAGACATGTGGTGCACTCTGTGCGTCGCGTGAGTGGGGGGTCTTTGTAATTCTGGCGAACCCAAAACTCAATGCTTGCCCccccccttctcttcccctcccctcacTGCCCCacttccccagccagcctcccctcccccctcgccTCACTCCGCCAGACAATGGAGACAAACGGCGGCACCTCTGTCCGTGTCACCGCGCGGAGAAAAATAACATCACatcgtgcaagtgtgtgtgtgggatcggAAGAAACAGACGCTTCAAAGAGAAGAGTCCGTTATGACGTGCCAGCGCAGGCCATTTGGGATATTATCAGCCCGCATGCCGACCTTaagagctgtttcactgtcattTCATTCTCAATCTTAAAGGCCTCTCTCCACACCTGCAGCAGTTTGCATGGAATAAAAAGGCAACGCCTGTTCATTTATCTGgtagggtgtgtgagtgtgtctgtcagtggTTGCCAATTTTCGTATTTTTACTAAAATACAAGGGCATACCAGGAATACATGTATATCAACACATAAGGGAGGGAGGATCGAGAGAGACGCCTGTGTTCGTGcgcaaaagtgcaatatgtgtctGTGTTATGAACTAGTTCTAAatgccaccattgttcctgccgGAATAACCGGAGTCAGTGGCGCATCACCGGCCGGGCGCGCGCATTCCAATTTCCTGGTTTGACTGACGCACCAATTAACATAAATCTGCTCTCCGTCTTTACCCATCATTACCCACgcgaggggtgtgtgtgaggggtagCGTGCTGGGAGATAGAGAAGGGGGTGAGGTGGGGGCCAGAGGATAGAAAGAGAAAAAAGGGTCAAACAAaagaagaaagaaaagagagagagatgatgaaatGAAACTGACAGAGAGATAGGCCAGGGAGatgtgggatgtgtgtgtgtgtgtgtgtgtgtgtgtgtgtgtgtgtgtgtgtgtgtgtgtgtgtgtgtgtgtgtgtgtgtgtgtgtgtgtgtgtgtgtgtgtgtgtgtgtgtgtgtgtgtgagaagggaGGAGAAGTGGAGCTGTACCCATAAAAGGGAGGGACTGTATGTGAGGAAAGTAactcagacagacagtgaggaggagaggacagactgactgggtCTATTGCTTTACCtggccttacacacacacacacacacacacacacacacacacacacacacacacacagcacacacacacacacacacacacacacgtgcaggaCATTCACAGACGCAGACGTGCACACAGACCTACTGGCATGGTGAGGAGCAGAAATATTTGGCCAGACTCCCTAGAGAGAACAGAGGCTACTCTATCTGCACACACTTGGatgctaaaacacacacacacacacacacacacacacacacacacacacacacacacacacacacacacacacacacacacacacacacacacacacacacacacacacacacacacacacacacggtagttCTCTAATGTACCTAGGTATTGGCATGACTGACAGTGAGGAATGATCCCATGATCCTTTGGGTTTCATTAGAGGCTACAGCGCAGCTGGATGCAACCTGTCACCACTCATCCctcatcccacctcctcctctgtctacccCGTTCCAAATGCTTCCTATGGCCTCTGCTCTTTGACCTTTAACCCTGAccgtctgtgtgagtgtgtgtgtgtgtggtgtgggtgtgtaagtagagtgtgtgtgagtgtgtgtgtggtatgggtgtgtgagtagtgtgtgtgtgagtgtgtgtgtggtatgggtgtgtgagtagtgtgtgtgtggtgtgggtgtgtgagtagtgagtgtgtgtgtggtatgggtgtgtcagtagtgtgtgtgtgagtagtgtgtgtgtggtatgggtgtgtgagtagtgtgtgtgtgtgtgtgtgtgagtagtgtgtgtgtggtgtgtgtgtgtgtgtgtgtgagtagtatGTGTGTGGTATGGGTgtgtgagtagtgtgtgtgtgtgtggtatgtgtgtgtgagtagtgtgtgggggtgtgaggagtgtgtgggggtgtgtgagtagtgtgtgggggtgtgtgagtagtgtgtgggggtgtgtgagtagtgtgtgtgggtgtgtaagtagtgtgtggggtgtgggtgtgtaagtagtgtgtgtgtggtgtgggtgtgtgagtagtgtgtgtgtggtgtgggtgtgtgagtagtgtgtgtgggtgtgtaagtagtgtgtgtgtggtgtgggtgtgtgagtagtgagtgtgtggtgtgggtgtgtgagtagtgtgtgtgtggtgtgggtgtgtgagtagtgtgtgtgtggtgtgtgaatagtgtgtgtgtggtgtgggtgtgtgtgaatagtgtgtgtggggtgtgtgaatagtgtgtgtgtggtgtgggtgtgtgagtagtgtgtgtgtagtgtgggtgtgtgagtagtgtgtgtgtggtgtgggtgtgtgtgaatagtgtgtgtggggtgtgtgaatagtgtgtgtgtggtgtgggtctgtgagtagtgtgtgtgtgtggtgtgggtgtgtgtgaatagtgtgtgtggggtgtgtgaatagtgtgtgtgtggtgtgggtgtgtgtgaatagtgtgtgtggggtgtgtgaatagtgtgtgtggggtgtgtgaatagtgtgtgtgtggtgtgggtgtgggagtggtgtgtgtgtgtgtggtgtgggtgtgtgtgaatagtgtgtgtggggtgtgtgaataatgtgtgtgtggtgtgggtgtgtgtgaatagtgtgtgtggggtgtgtgaatagtgtgtgtgtggtgtgggtgtgggagtggtgtgtgtgtgtgatcatctTGTAAGGCCACACACTCCTACACTTCAAACTAATGTGGAAGACTAACACACAGAATCACTTCAGCTCCTTAGGTATTTAGCCAGCAGCATTCTGTAGAGCCAGCTCCCCTGTCTAAGTCCTGACCCAGGCTCTCCCAAATGCTCAGGACCCACTGGTTGGTTGCAGCTGATTGCCACTGCAGACATTTTGTTGACTCATGACATTACACAAAGGTTTCAGAGGGTCACACGATAAACAATGTTTTGAAACCATTGCAAACTAGCATAATGGAGAAAACTTTAGTGTAGTTTGTTACAGAATCATTTTAAGTTCATACGTCAACTGCCAAAGTGATGTATGAGTCTCTTCATGCATATTGCTTGTGACAGTGCACATCtcttttcagtgtgtgtgtgtgtgtgtgtgtgttggtacatactgtatgtgactgtgcgattctgagtgtgtatatatactgctcaaaaaaataaagggaacacttaaacaacacatcctagatctgaatgaaagaaataatcttattaaatacttttttctttacatagttgaatgtgctgacaacaaaatcacacaaaaataatcaatggaaatccaatttatcaacccatggaggtctggaattggagtcccactcaaaattaaagtggaaaaccacactacaggctgatccaactttgatgtaatgtccttaaaacaagtcaaaatgaggctcagtagtgtgtgtggcctccacgtgcctgtatgacctccctacaacgcctgggcatgctcctgatgaggtggcgaatagtctcctgagggatctcctcacagacctggactaaagcatccgccaactcctggacagtctgtggtgcaacgtggcgttggtggatggagcgatacatgatgtcccagatgtgctcaattggattcaggtctggggaacaagcgggccagtccatagcatcaatgccttcctcttgcaggaactgctgacacactccagccacatgaggtctagcattgtcttgcattaggaggaacccagggccaaccgcaccagcatatggtctcacaaagggtctgaggatctcatctcggtacctaatggcagtcagactacctctggcgagcacatggagggctgtgcggccccccaaagaaatgccaccccacaccatgactgacccaccgccaaaccggtcatgctggaggatgttgcaggcagcagaacgttctccacggcgtctccagactctgtcacgtctgtcacgtgctcagtgtgaacctgctttcatctgtgaagagcacagggcgccagtggcgaatttgccaatcttggtgttctctggcaaatgccaaacgtcctgcacggtgttgggctgtaagcacaacccccacctgtggaggtcgggccctcataccaccctcatggagtctgtttctgaccgtttgagcagacacatgcacatttgtggcctgctggaggtcattttgcagggctctggcagtgcttctcctgctcctccttgcacaaaggcggaggtagcggtcctgctgctgggttgttgccctcctacggcctcctccacatctcctgatgtactggcttgtctcctggtagcgcctccatgctctggacaccacgctgacagacacagcaaaccttcttgccacagcccgcatttgatgtgccatcctggatgagctgcactacctgagccacttgtgtgggttgtagactccgtctcatgctaccactagagtgaaagcaccgccagcattcaaaagtgaccaaaacatcagccaggaagcataggaactgagaagtggtctgtggtccccacctgcagaaccactcctttattgggggtgtcttgctaattgcctataatttccacatgttgtctattccatttgcacaacagcatgtgaaatttattgtcaatcagtgttgcttcctaagtggacagtttgatttcacagaagtgtgattgacttggagttacattgtgttgtttaagtgttccctttatttttttgagcagtgtatttacccTCAGTGACAGGTGGGAATGTGTGTGAGGTGAGAAGTGGGAAATCCAACTCGCCGTGCAGACACTGACGCCTAGacgcacacgcacaaacacatgcacacacacacactactgcactcccctctctctctctctctctctctctctctcttttctctttccccATTTTTCTCTCTATCTCCTGCTCTATTTTCCCCCTTTCACTATTtagctttctctttctttctctttctttctcttttctctctctttctttctttctttctttctttctttctttctttctttctttctttctttctttctttctttctttctctttctctctttctttttctttctttcatactctcctcttcttctttctctcatTTCAACCATATGtctttttctatctctctgtctttctatcccCTCATGCCCtcttctccattcctctctctctatctcccctcactcccccctctttccatccctccctctgcccctccctctctccctccctctgtcccttctgTTTCCtgacaggaaggtgtaacagattACTCAGTCCCCCGGGGCAACTCCAATAACTTCCCCCTCTGTCTGCACTCTGCCCTGCTGTCCCtccacacgcgcgcacacacacacacacacacacacacacacacacacacacacacacacacacacacacacacacacacacacgcgcacacacacacaaatgcaaaaCACACACGCGgatacaaacacacatgcataaaTACACCAACTCCCCCTCATTGTGGTGTCCAGGGTGTGTGTTggcttctgtctctctatctgacaGCTGTTAGATGCCACTTCTCTACGCAGCGTTGTGATGAGCAAGAGTTTAAGTTGGGatatgaggctgtgtgtgtgtgcatgtgagtgtgtgtgtgaatgtgtgtcgggctgctgtgtgtgtgtgcatgtgcatgtgtgtctgctggtgtgtgtgtgtgcatgagcatGTGTgtctgctggtgtgtgtgtgtgcatgaactTCCTTTGCTCAGAGCTCACCCTGTGGCATCCAGTAAAGTTCTagagccaggtgtgtgtgtggtgtgtgtgtgtgtggtgtgttgtgtggtgtgtgtatctgtgtgtggtgtgtgtgtgtatgtgtgtggtgtgtgaatgtgtgtgtgtgtgtgtgggggggtgtggtgtgtgtgtggtgtgtgtgtgtgtgtgtgtgtgtgtgtgtgtgtgtgtgtgtgtgtgtgtttgtgtgtggtgtgtggtgtgtgtgtatgtgtgtgtgtgtgtgtgtgtgtgtgtgtgtgtgtgtgtgtgtgtgtgtgtccagactaGATTTTGGAGCAGATGCTCTCTCTCAGAGGAGTACAGATGTTCTAAATGTTGTTGTCACATGACCTCACTgtttcctctggctgtggctctggTGTTGTCATCATTGTTGGACAGAGTATCGCAtagcacactctctctccctaaccatacatgacctcacacacacacgcaagtgcaaatgcacacgcacgcacgcacacacacgcgcgcgcacacacacacacacacacacacacacacacacacacacacacacacacacacacacacacacacacacacacacacacacacacacacacacacaggtttgtgGTTTAACTGATTTGAGTAAAACAGGTTTTTCCCTCTCCTTAAGGCGATACTACAGAACTTTAAATGTCCTTTGATTGAGTTGATTTATTGAATGCCAATGTATGTGTCTGTTTCTACAGTCTCACCATGCCAATAATGTATGTGTCTGTTTCTACAGTCTCACCATGCCAAtaatgtctgtgtctgtttctacAGTCTCACCATGCCAATAATGTATGTGTCTGTTTCTACAGTCTCACCATGCCAAtaatgtctgtgtctgtttctacAGTCTCAACATGCCAATAATGTATGTGTCTGTTTCTACAGTCTCACCATGCCAATAATGTATGTGTCTGTTTCTACAGTCTCACCATGCCAAtaatgtctgtgtctgtttctacAGTCTCACCATGCCAATAATGTATGTGTCTGTTTCTACAGTCTCACCATGCCAATAATGTATGTGTCTGTTTCTACAGTCTCACCATGCCAATAATGTATGTGTCTGTTTCTACAGTCTCACCATGCCAATAATGTATGTGTCTGTTTCTACAGTCTCACCATGCCAATAATGTATGTGTCTGTTTCTACAGTCTCACCATGCCAAtaatgtctgtgtctgtttctacAGTCTCACCATGCCAAtaatgtctgtgtctgtttctacAGTCTCACCATGCCAATAATGTATGTGTCTGTTTCTACAGTCTCACCATGCCAATAATGTATGTGTCTGTTTCTACAGTCTCACCATGCCAATAATGTATGTGTCTGTTTCTACAGTCTCACCATGCCAATAATGTATGTGTCTGTTTCTACAGTCTCACCATGCCAAtaatgtctgtgtctgtttctacAGTCTCACCATGCCAAtaatgtctgtgtctgtttctacAGTCTCACCATGCCAATAATGTATGTGTCTGTTTCTACAGTCTCACCATGCCAATAATGTATGTGTCTGTTTCTACAGTCTCACCATGCCAATAATGTATGTGTCTGTTTCTACAGTCTCACCATGCCAAtaatgtctgtgtctgtttctacAGTCTCACCATGCCAATAATGTATGTGTCTGTTTCTACAGTCTCACCATGCCAATAATGTATGTGTCTGTTTCTACAGTCTCACCATGCCAAtaatgtctgtgtctgtttctacAGTCTCACCATGCCAATAATGTCTGTGCTTGTGCCTGGAAATGTATTTACTCTGACCATGTGTTTGAGAAACAGGGTGtgtagcctgtctctctgtgtgtatcatTACTGTGTTTTCttcctctgtgtatgtgtgtgtgtgtgtgtgtgtatgcttgcatgtgtgtgttggtgcgtgtgtgtttgtgcgtgttcaAGGTGTGAACGTGATGCTGCGTAAGATAGCGGTGGCAGCAGCCTCCAAGCCGTCGGTGGAGATCACCCAGGAGGGAGAGACTCTGTCCATACGAACCTTCACCTCCGTCAGAACCACCCACGTCACCTTCACCGTGGGAGAGTCCTTCAACGAGGCCACGGTCGACGGACGCCCCTGCACGGTACacacaggcgcgcacacacacacacacacacacacacacacacacacacttatgcaagcacacacacacacacacacatatatatagtgcctttcacaccccttgacttgttccacattttgttgtgttacagcctgaatttaaaatggattacgttttcattttgtgtcactggcctacacacaatattccATAGTGTTAAAGTAGAAGTATGTTTTTACAAAtctttacaaattaattacaaaATAAATCTGAtatgtattgagtcaataagtattcaacccctttgttatggcaagcctaaataaattcaggagtaaaaatatgcttgacaagtcacataataatttgAATGGACTCACTCTGCAATTATAGTgtttgactacctcatctctgtaccccacacatacaattatctgtaaggtccctatgtcgagcagtgaatttcaaacacagattcaaccacaaagaacagggaggttttccaatgcctcgcaaagaagggcacctattggtagatgggtaaaaaaaccactgaatatccctttgagcatggttattaaagttattaattgcactttggatggtgtattaatacacccagtcactacaaagatgcaggcgtccttcctaactcagttgctggagaggaaggaaactgctcagggatttcaccatgaggccaatggtgactttaaaacagttagcgtttaatggctgtgataggagaaaactgaggatggatcaacaacattgtagttactccacaatattaacctaaatgacagtgtgaaaagaaggaagcctgtacagaagaaaaatattccaaaacatgcatcctgtttgcaataaggcactaaagtaaaactgctaaaaatgtggcaaagaaattaactttatgtcctgaataccaaGATCtaagtttggggcaaatccaacacatcactgagtaccactcttcctattttcaagcatgggggtggctgcatcatgttatgggtatgcttgtcatcggaaaGGACTCGGAgtattttaggataaaaagaaacagaatagagctaagtacaggcaaaattctagaggaaaacctggttcagtctgctttttcaacagacactgggggacaaattcccctttcagcgggacaataacctaaaacacaaggccaaatatacacgggAGTTCCTCACCAAGGCGACATTGAATCCTCCTGAGTAGCGTagttacattttttacttaaatcggcttgaaaatctatggcaagacttaaaaatggctgtctagcaatgatcaacaaccaacttgacaaaggTTGAAGAatctttttaaagaataatgtgtaTATTTGTACAATACAGGtgggctcttagagacttacccagaaatactgacagttgtaatcactgtcaaaggggATTCCAACGTGTCtgactcaggagtgtgaatacttacagtatgtaaatgacatatttctgtgaatgttcaatacatttgcaaaaacctctaaaaacatattttcattttgtaattatggggtattttgtgtagatgggtgagaaaaaaatcatatttaatccattgaattcagactgtaacacaacaaaatgtggaataaggcaaggggtataaatacttgctgaagacactgtatacatcacacacacacacacacacacacacac
The sequence above is drawn from the Salmo salar chromosome ssa05, Ssal_v3.1, whole genome shotgun sequence genome and encodes:
- the LOC106605806 gene encoding cellular retinoic acid-binding protein 2 — protein: MERKIPDFAGTWKMKSSENFEELLKALGVNVMLRKIAVAAASKPSVEITQEGETLSIRTFTSVRTTHVTFTVGESFNEATVDGRPCTSLPKWETDSKISCEQTLQKGEGPKTAWTREITNDGELILTMSADDVVCTRVYVRE